The Xiphias gladius isolate SHS-SW01 ecotype Sanya breed wild chromosome 4, ASM1685928v1, whole genome shotgun sequence genome includes a window with the following:
- the snx9b gene encoding sorting nexin-9b isoform X1: MALKAQVLYDFTAEPGNNELTVKEGETITITNQNIGGGWIEAQNSKGEIGLVPEDYIELGKTFPSFPGAGSTAPTPSVGNVASPDLSFFDAYAPASTPAQNQVDAGGLSPQTDTPDTPVSPYLSSPDEASNGNDPWSVWNTDPSGGSNNNWASNPEGTQTGKSAADPWGSISQGHPQAYQGPDIYPYPYLIEYTGAEDDEWDDEWDDMKSSGGYNESESGDSGAIQRGGAHASSMKISLNNRFPGFSKSGPELYLLCKQLTKGKDKLSIYMGEVGPVWSYPETQQDCVVADPKKGSKMYGLKSYIEYHITPSTTNRTVNHRYKHFDWLYERLLDKFGSAIPIPSLPDKQVTGRFEEEFIKMRMERLQGWMTRMCRHPVVSSSEVFQLFLTYKDEKDWKMGKRKAEKDETVGVMIFSTIEPEAPDLDPVEVEQKCEQFSRFTKAMDDGVKEILTVGHEHWKRCTGPLPKEYQRIGKAFQNLSSVFTSSGYQGESTLTDAMTAAGKTYEEIAQMVAEQPKKDLHFLMETNNEYKGLLGCFPDTIGVHKAAIDKVKEADKLVATSKITLQDKVTMAKRVSTMSYALQAEMNHFHNNRIYDYNRVMQLYLEEQVKFYETIAAKLRQAHSQFTTM, encoded by the exons ATGGCGCTAAAG GCACAGGTTTTATATGACTTCACTGCTGAGCCTGGAAACAACGAACTGACGGTGAAAGAAGGCGAGACAATCACTATCACCAATCAG AATATTGGAGGCGGCTGGATTGAAGCACAGAACTCCAAAGGGGAGATTGGACTGGTGCCAGAAGACTACATCGAG CTCGGTAAGACGTTTCCATCGTTCCCCGGAGCAGGAAGCACAGCACCTACTCCAAGTGTAGGAAATGTTGCATCTCCAGACCTGTCCTTCTTTGATGCCTACGCTCCCGCATCGACACCTGCACAAAACCAG gTGGATGCTGGGGGCTTGAGTCCCCAGACGGACACCCCCGACACCCCAGTTTCCCCCTACCTTTCGTCCCCTGATGAG GCTAGTAACGGTAATGATCCCTGGTCAGTGTGGAACACGGACCCCTCGGGCGGCTCTAACAACAACTGGGCTTCAAATCCGGAGGGCACCCAGACTGGGAAGAGTGCTGCTGACCCCTGGGGCTCCATATCACAGGGCCACCCTCAGGCTTACCAAGGCCCAG ACATCTACCCATATCCTTACCTTATTGAATACACAG GAGCCGAAGATGATGAGTGGGATGATGAGTGGGATGACATGAAGTCCAGTGGAGGTTACAACGAGTCAGAATCTGGAGACAGCGGAGCAATCCAGAGAGGTGGAGCTCACGCATCCTCAATGAAAATCTCCCTCAACAA CAGGTTTCCTGGGTTCTCCaagtctggtccagagctctaCCTCCTATGCAAGCAGCTTACTAAGGGCAAAGACAAGCTATCAATCTAT ATGGGAGAAGTTGGTCCCGTGTGGTCTTACCCAGAAACTCAGCAAGACTGTGTAGTGGCTGACCCCAAGAAAGGCTCAAAGATGTACGGCCTCAAGAGCTACATTGAGTACCACATCACACCCAGT ACCACAAACCGAACAGTCAATCACAGATACAAGCACTTTGATTGGCTGTATGAGAGGCTCCTGGACAAATTTGGGTCAGCCATTCCCATCCCCTCTTTACCAGACAAGCAAGTTACAG GGCGTTTTGAGGAAGAGTTTATTAAGATGCGTATGGAGCGGTTGCAGGGCTGGATGACCAGGATGTGCAGGCACCCAGTTGTTTCCAGCAGTGAAGTTTTCCAGCTTTTCCTCACCTACAAGGATGAGAAG GACTGGAAGATGgggaagagaaaagcagagaaggaTGAGACAGTGGGAGTGATGATCTTCTCCACAATAGAGCCTGAAGCTCCAGACCTAGATCCTGTAGAAGT GGAACAGAAATGTGAGCAGTTCAGCAGGTTTACCAAAGCCATGGACGATGGAGTGAAGGAAATCCTCACAGTGGGACACGAGCACTGGAAGAGATGTACAGGCC CTTTGCCAAAGGAGTACCAGAGAATTGGCAAAGCCTTCCAAAACCTCTCCTCCGTCTTCACCAGCAGTGGATACCAAG GCGAGTCAACCCTGACTGATGCCATGACAGCAGCAGGGAAGACATACGAGGAGATCGCTCAGATGGTTGCAGAGCAG CCCAAGAAAGACCTCCACTTCCTCATGGAGACCAACAATGAATATAAGGGTCTTCTTGGATGCTTCCCAGACACCATTGGAGTCCATAAG GCAGCCATAGACAAGGTGAAGGAAGCAGACAAGCTGGTGGCCACCAGTAAAATTACCCTTCAGGACAAAGTCACCATGGCTAAACGAGTCAGCACCATGTCATATGCTTTACAAG CTGAGATGAACCACTTCCATAACAACCGTATCTATGACTACAACAGGGTCATGCAGTTGTACTTGGAGGAGCAAGTCAAGTTTTACGAGACG ATTGCTGCAAAGCTGAGACAAGCGCACAGTCAGTTCACTACAATGTGA
- the snx9b gene encoding sorting nexin-9b isoform X5 translates to MALKAQVLYDFTAEPGNNELTVKEGETITITNQNIGGGWIEAQNSKGEIGLVPEDYIELGKTFPSFPGAGSTAPTPSVGNVASPDLSFFDAYAPASTPAQNQASNGNDPWSVWNTDPSGGSNNNWASNPEGTQTGKSAADPWGSISQGHPQAYQGPDIYPYPYLIEYTGAEDDEWDDEWDDMKSSGGYNESESGDSGAIQRGGAHASSMKISLNNRFPGFSKSGPELYLLCKQLTKGKDKLSIYMGEVGPVWSYPETQQDCVVADPKKGSKMYGLKSYIEYHITPSTTNRTVNHRYKHFDWLYERLLDKFGSAIPIPSLPDKQVTGRFEEEFIKMRMERLQGWMTRMCRHPVVSSSEVFQLFLTYKDEKDWKMGKRKAEKDETVGVMIFSTIEPEAPDLDPVEVEQKCEQFSRFTKAMDDGVKEILTVGHEHWKRCTGPLPKEYQRIGKAFQNLSSVFTSSGYQGESTLTDAMTAAGKTYEEIAQMVAEQPKKDLHFLMETNNEYKGLLGCFPDTIGVHKAAIDKVKEADKLVATSKITLQDKVTMAKRVSTMSYALQAEMNHFHNNRIYDYNRVMQLYLEEQVKFYETIAAKLRQAHSQFTTM, encoded by the exons ATGGCGCTAAAG GCACAGGTTTTATATGACTTCACTGCTGAGCCTGGAAACAACGAACTGACGGTGAAAGAAGGCGAGACAATCACTATCACCAATCAG AATATTGGAGGCGGCTGGATTGAAGCACAGAACTCCAAAGGGGAGATTGGACTGGTGCCAGAAGACTACATCGAG CTCGGTAAGACGTTTCCATCGTTCCCCGGAGCAGGAAGCACAGCACCTACTCCAAGTGTAGGAAATGTTGCATCTCCAGACCTGTCCTTCTTTGATGCCTACGCTCCCGCATCGACACCTGCACAAAACCAG GCTAGTAACGGTAATGATCCCTGGTCAGTGTGGAACACGGACCCCTCGGGCGGCTCTAACAACAACTGGGCTTCAAATCCGGAGGGCACCCAGACTGGGAAGAGTGCTGCTGACCCCTGGGGCTCCATATCACAGGGCCACCCTCAGGCTTACCAAGGCCCAG ACATCTACCCATATCCTTACCTTATTGAATACACAG GAGCCGAAGATGATGAGTGGGATGATGAGTGGGATGACATGAAGTCCAGTGGAGGTTACAACGAGTCAGAATCTGGAGACAGCGGAGCAATCCAGAGAGGTGGAGCTCACGCATCCTCAATGAAAATCTCCCTCAACAA CAGGTTTCCTGGGTTCTCCaagtctggtccagagctctaCCTCCTATGCAAGCAGCTTACTAAGGGCAAAGACAAGCTATCAATCTAT ATGGGAGAAGTTGGTCCCGTGTGGTCTTACCCAGAAACTCAGCAAGACTGTGTAGTGGCTGACCCCAAGAAAGGCTCAAAGATGTACGGCCTCAAGAGCTACATTGAGTACCACATCACACCCAGT ACCACAAACCGAACAGTCAATCACAGATACAAGCACTTTGATTGGCTGTATGAGAGGCTCCTGGACAAATTTGGGTCAGCCATTCCCATCCCCTCTTTACCAGACAAGCAAGTTACAG GGCGTTTTGAGGAAGAGTTTATTAAGATGCGTATGGAGCGGTTGCAGGGCTGGATGACCAGGATGTGCAGGCACCCAGTTGTTTCCAGCAGTGAAGTTTTCCAGCTTTTCCTCACCTACAAGGATGAGAAG GACTGGAAGATGgggaagagaaaagcagagaaggaTGAGACAGTGGGAGTGATGATCTTCTCCACAATAGAGCCTGAAGCTCCAGACCTAGATCCTGTAGAAGT GGAACAGAAATGTGAGCAGTTCAGCAGGTTTACCAAAGCCATGGACGATGGAGTGAAGGAAATCCTCACAGTGGGACACGAGCACTGGAAGAGATGTACAGGCC CTTTGCCAAAGGAGTACCAGAGAATTGGCAAAGCCTTCCAAAACCTCTCCTCCGTCTTCACCAGCAGTGGATACCAAG GCGAGTCAACCCTGACTGATGCCATGACAGCAGCAGGGAAGACATACGAGGAGATCGCTCAGATGGTTGCAGAGCAG CCCAAGAAAGACCTCCACTTCCTCATGGAGACCAACAATGAATATAAGGGTCTTCTTGGATGCTTCCCAGACACCATTGGAGTCCATAAG GCAGCCATAGACAAGGTGAAGGAAGCAGACAAGCTGGTGGCCACCAGTAAAATTACCCTTCAGGACAAAGTCACCATGGCTAAACGAGTCAGCACCATGTCATATGCTTTACAAG CTGAGATGAACCACTTCCATAACAACCGTATCTATGACTACAACAGGGTCATGCAGTTGTACTTGGAGGAGCAAGTCAAGTTTTACGAGACG ATTGCTGCAAAGCTGAGACAAGCGCACAGTCAGTTCACTACAATGTGA
- the snx9b gene encoding sorting nexin-9b isoform X3: MALKAQVLYDFTAEPGNNELTVKEGETITITNQNIGGGWIEAQNSKGEIGLVPEDYIELGKTFPSFPGAGSTAPTPSVGNVASPDLSFFDAYAPASTPAQNQVDAGGLSPQTDTPDTPVSPYLSSPDEASNGNDPWSVWNTDPSGGSNNNWASNPEGTQTGKSAADPWGSISQGHPQAYQGPGAEDDEWDDEWDDMKSSGGYNESESGDSGAIQRGGAHASSMKISLNNRFPGFSKSGPELYLLCKQLTKGKDKLSIYMGEVGPVWSYPETQQDCVVADPKKGSKMYGLKSYIEYHITPSTTNRTVNHRYKHFDWLYERLLDKFGSAIPIPSLPDKQVTGRFEEEFIKMRMERLQGWMTRMCRHPVVSSSEVFQLFLTYKDEKDWKMGKRKAEKDETVGVMIFSTIEPEAPDLDPVEVEQKCEQFSRFTKAMDDGVKEILTVGHEHWKRCTGPLPKEYQRIGKAFQNLSSVFTSSGYQGESTLTDAMTAAGKTYEEIAQMVAEQPKKDLHFLMETNNEYKGLLGCFPDTIGVHKAAIDKVKEADKLVATSKITLQDKVTMAKRVSTMSYALQAEMNHFHNNRIYDYNRVMQLYLEEQVKFYETIAAKLRQAHSQFTTM; this comes from the exons ATGGCGCTAAAG GCACAGGTTTTATATGACTTCACTGCTGAGCCTGGAAACAACGAACTGACGGTGAAAGAAGGCGAGACAATCACTATCACCAATCAG AATATTGGAGGCGGCTGGATTGAAGCACAGAACTCCAAAGGGGAGATTGGACTGGTGCCAGAAGACTACATCGAG CTCGGTAAGACGTTTCCATCGTTCCCCGGAGCAGGAAGCACAGCACCTACTCCAAGTGTAGGAAATGTTGCATCTCCAGACCTGTCCTTCTTTGATGCCTACGCTCCCGCATCGACACCTGCACAAAACCAG gTGGATGCTGGGGGCTTGAGTCCCCAGACGGACACCCCCGACACCCCAGTTTCCCCCTACCTTTCGTCCCCTGATGAG GCTAGTAACGGTAATGATCCCTGGTCAGTGTGGAACACGGACCCCTCGGGCGGCTCTAACAACAACTGGGCTTCAAATCCGGAGGGCACCCAGACTGGGAAGAGTGCTGCTGACCCCTGGGGCTCCATATCACAGGGCCACCCTCAGGCTTACCAAGGCCCAG GAGCCGAAGATGATGAGTGGGATGATGAGTGGGATGACATGAAGTCCAGTGGAGGTTACAACGAGTCAGAATCTGGAGACAGCGGAGCAATCCAGAGAGGTGGAGCTCACGCATCCTCAATGAAAATCTCCCTCAACAA CAGGTTTCCTGGGTTCTCCaagtctggtccagagctctaCCTCCTATGCAAGCAGCTTACTAAGGGCAAAGACAAGCTATCAATCTAT ATGGGAGAAGTTGGTCCCGTGTGGTCTTACCCAGAAACTCAGCAAGACTGTGTAGTGGCTGACCCCAAGAAAGGCTCAAAGATGTACGGCCTCAAGAGCTACATTGAGTACCACATCACACCCAGT ACCACAAACCGAACAGTCAATCACAGATACAAGCACTTTGATTGGCTGTATGAGAGGCTCCTGGACAAATTTGGGTCAGCCATTCCCATCCCCTCTTTACCAGACAAGCAAGTTACAG GGCGTTTTGAGGAAGAGTTTATTAAGATGCGTATGGAGCGGTTGCAGGGCTGGATGACCAGGATGTGCAGGCACCCAGTTGTTTCCAGCAGTGAAGTTTTCCAGCTTTTCCTCACCTACAAGGATGAGAAG GACTGGAAGATGgggaagagaaaagcagagaaggaTGAGACAGTGGGAGTGATGATCTTCTCCACAATAGAGCCTGAAGCTCCAGACCTAGATCCTGTAGAAGT GGAACAGAAATGTGAGCAGTTCAGCAGGTTTACCAAAGCCATGGACGATGGAGTGAAGGAAATCCTCACAGTGGGACACGAGCACTGGAAGAGATGTACAGGCC CTTTGCCAAAGGAGTACCAGAGAATTGGCAAAGCCTTCCAAAACCTCTCCTCCGTCTTCACCAGCAGTGGATACCAAG GCGAGTCAACCCTGACTGATGCCATGACAGCAGCAGGGAAGACATACGAGGAGATCGCTCAGATGGTTGCAGAGCAG CCCAAGAAAGACCTCCACTTCCTCATGGAGACCAACAATGAATATAAGGGTCTTCTTGGATGCTTCCCAGACACCATTGGAGTCCATAAG GCAGCCATAGACAAGGTGAAGGAAGCAGACAAGCTGGTGGCCACCAGTAAAATTACCCTTCAGGACAAAGTCACCATGGCTAAACGAGTCAGCACCATGTCATATGCTTTACAAG CTGAGATGAACCACTTCCATAACAACCGTATCTATGACTACAACAGGGTCATGCAGTTGTACTTGGAGGAGCAAGTCAAGTTTTACGAGACG ATTGCTGCAAAGCTGAGACAAGCGCACAGTCAGTTCACTACAATGTGA
- the snx9b gene encoding sorting nexin-9b isoform X4 encodes MALKAQVLYDFTAEPGNNELTVKEGETITITNQNIGGGWIEAQNSKGEIGLVPEDYIELGKTFPSFPGAGSTAPTPSVGNVASPDLSFFDAYAPASTPAQNQVDAGGLSPQTDTPDTPVSPYLSSPDEASNGNDPWSVWNTDPSGGSNNNWASNPEGTQTGKSAADPWGSISQGHPQAYQGPGAEDDEWDDEWDDMKSSGGYNESESGDSGAIQRGGAHASSMKISLNKFPGFSKSGPELYLLCKQLTKGKDKLSIYMGEVGPVWSYPETQQDCVVADPKKGSKMYGLKSYIEYHITPSTTNRTVNHRYKHFDWLYERLLDKFGSAIPIPSLPDKQVTGRFEEEFIKMRMERLQGWMTRMCRHPVVSSSEVFQLFLTYKDEKDWKMGKRKAEKDETVGVMIFSTIEPEAPDLDPVEVEQKCEQFSRFTKAMDDGVKEILTVGHEHWKRCTGPLPKEYQRIGKAFQNLSSVFTSSGYQGESTLTDAMTAAGKTYEEIAQMVAEQPKKDLHFLMETNNEYKGLLGCFPDTIGVHKAAIDKVKEADKLVATSKITLQDKVTMAKRVSTMSYALQAEMNHFHNNRIYDYNRVMQLYLEEQVKFYETIAAKLRQAHSQFTTM; translated from the exons ATGGCGCTAAAG GCACAGGTTTTATATGACTTCACTGCTGAGCCTGGAAACAACGAACTGACGGTGAAAGAAGGCGAGACAATCACTATCACCAATCAG AATATTGGAGGCGGCTGGATTGAAGCACAGAACTCCAAAGGGGAGATTGGACTGGTGCCAGAAGACTACATCGAG CTCGGTAAGACGTTTCCATCGTTCCCCGGAGCAGGAAGCACAGCACCTACTCCAAGTGTAGGAAATGTTGCATCTCCAGACCTGTCCTTCTTTGATGCCTACGCTCCCGCATCGACACCTGCACAAAACCAG gTGGATGCTGGGGGCTTGAGTCCCCAGACGGACACCCCCGACACCCCAGTTTCCCCCTACCTTTCGTCCCCTGATGAG GCTAGTAACGGTAATGATCCCTGGTCAGTGTGGAACACGGACCCCTCGGGCGGCTCTAACAACAACTGGGCTTCAAATCCGGAGGGCACCCAGACTGGGAAGAGTGCTGCTGACCCCTGGGGCTCCATATCACAGGGCCACCCTCAGGCTTACCAAGGCCCAG GAGCCGAAGATGATGAGTGGGATGATGAGTGGGATGACATGAAGTCCAGTGGAGGTTACAACGAGTCAGAATCTGGAGACAGCGGAGCAATCCAGAGAGGTGGAGCTCACGCATCCTCAATGAAAATCTCCCTCAACAA GTTTCCTGGGTTCTCCaagtctggtccagagctctaCCTCCTATGCAAGCAGCTTACTAAGGGCAAAGACAAGCTATCAATCTAT ATGGGAGAAGTTGGTCCCGTGTGGTCTTACCCAGAAACTCAGCAAGACTGTGTAGTGGCTGACCCCAAGAAAGGCTCAAAGATGTACGGCCTCAAGAGCTACATTGAGTACCACATCACACCCAGT ACCACAAACCGAACAGTCAATCACAGATACAAGCACTTTGATTGGCTGTATGAGAGGCTCCTGGACAAATTTGGGTCAGCCATTCCCATCCCCTCTTTACCAGACAAGCAAGTTACAG GGCGTTTTGAGGAAGAGTTTATTAAGATGCGTATGGAGCGGTTGCAGGGCTGGATGACCAGGATGTGCAGGCACCCAGTTGTTTCCAGCAGTGAAGTTTTCCAGCTTTTCCTCACCTACAAGGATGAGAAG GACTGGAAGATGgggaagagaaaagcagagaaggaTGAGACAGTGGGAGTGATGATCTTCTCCACAATAGAGCCTGAAGCTCCAGACCTAGATCCTGTAGAAGT GGAACAGAAATGTGAGCAGTTCAGCAGGTTTACCAAAGCCATGGACGATGGAGTGAAGGAAATCCTCACAGTGGGACACGAGCACTGGAAGAGATGTACAGGCC CTTTGCCAAAGGAGTACCAGAGAATTGGCAAAGCCTTCCAAAACCTCTCCTCCGTCTTCACCAGCAGTGGATACCAAG GCGAGTCAACCCTGACTGATGCCATGACAGCAGCAGGGAAGACATACGAGGAGATCGCTCAGATGGTTGCAGAGCAG CCCAAGAAAGACCTCCACTTCCTCATGGAGACCAACAATGAATATAAGGGTCTTCTTGGATGCTTCCCAGACACCATTGGAGTCCATAAG GCAGCCATAGACAAGGTGAAGGAAGCAGACAAGCTGGTGGCCACCAGTAAAATTACCCTTCAGGACAAAGTCACCATGGCTAAACGAGTCAGCACCATGTCATATGCTTTACAAG CTGAGATGAACCACTTCCATAACAACCGTATCTATGACTACAACAGGGTCATGCAGTTGTACTTGGAGGAGCAAGTCAAGTTTTACGAGACG ATTGCTGCAAAGCTGAGACAAGCGCACAGTCAGTTCACTACAATGTGA
- the snx9b gene encoding sorting nexin-9b isoform X2 — protein MALKAQVLYDFTAEPGNNELTVKEGETITITNQNIGGGWIEAQNSKGEIGLVPEDYIELGKTFPSFPGAGSTAPTPSVGNVASPDLSFFDAYAPASTPAQNQVDAGGLSPQTDTPDTPVSPYLSSPDEASNGNDPWSVWNTDPSGGSNNNWASNPEGTQTGKSAADPWGSISQGHPQAYQGPDIYPYPYLIEYTGAEDDEWDDEWDDMKSSGGYNESESGDSGAIQRGGAHASSMKISLNKFPGFSKSGPELYLLCKQLTKGKDKLSIYMGEVGPVWSYPETQQDCVVADPKKGSKMYGLKSYIEYHITPSTTNRTVNHRYKHFDWLYERLLDKFGSAIPIPSLPDKQVTGRFEEEFIKMRMERLQGWMTRMCRHPVVSSSEVFQLFLTYKDEKDWKMGKRKAEKDETVGVMIFSTIEPEAPDLDPVEVEQKCEQFSRFTKAMDDGVKEILTVGHEHWKRCTGPLPKEYQRIGKAFQNLSSVFTSSGYQGESTLTDAMTAAGKTYEEIAQMVAEQPKKDLHFLMETNNEYKGLLGCFPDTIGVHKAAIDKVKEADKLVATSKITLQDKVTMAKRVSTMSYALQAEMNHFHNNRIYDYNRVMQLYLEEQVKFYETIAAKLRQAHSQFTTM, from the exons ATGGCGCTAAAG GCACAGGTTTTATATGACTTCACTGCTGAGCCTGGAAACAACGAACTGACGGTGAAAGAAGGCGAGACAATCACTATCACCAATCAG AATATTGGAGGCGGCTGGATTGAAGCACAGAACTCCAAAGGGGAGATTGGACTGGTGCCAGAAGACTACATCGAG CTCGGTAAGACGTTTCCATCGTTCCCCGGAGCAGGAAGCACAGCACCTACTCCAAGTGTAGGAAATGTTGCATCTCCAGACCTGTCCTTCTTTGATGCCTACGCTCCCGCATCGACACCTGCACAAAACCAG gTGGATGCTGGGGGCTTGAGTCCCCAGACGGACACCCCCGACACCCCAGTTTCCCCCTACCTTTCGTCCCCTGATGAG GCTAGTAACGGTAATGATCCCTGGTCAGTGTGGAACACGGACCCCTCGGGCGGCTCTAACAACAACTGGGCTTCAAATCCGGAGGGCACCCAGACTGGGAAGAGTGCTGCTGACCCCTGGGGCTCCATATCACAGGGCCACCCTCAGGCTTACCAAGGCCCAG ACATCTACCCATATCCTTACCTTATTGAATACACAG GAGCCGAAGATGATGAGTGGGATGATGAGTGGGATGACATGAAGTCCAGTGGAGGTTACAACGAGTCAGAATCTGGAGACAGCGGAGCAATCCAGAGAGGTGGAGCTCACGCATCCTCAATGAAAATCTCCCTCAACAA GTTTCCTGGGTTCTCCaagtctggtccagagctctaCCTCCTATGCAAGCAGCTTACTAAGGGCAAAGACAAGCTATCAATCTAT ATGGGAGAAGTTGGTCCCGTGTGGTCTTACCCAGAAACTCAGCAAGACTGTGTAGTGGCTGACCCCAAGAAAGGCTCAAAGATGTACGGCCTCAAGAGCTACATTGAGTACCACATCACACCCAGT ACCACAAACCGAACAGTCAATCACAGATACAAGCACTTTGATTGGCTGTATGAGAGGCTCCTGGACAAATTTGGGTCAGCCATTCCCATCCCCTCTTTACCAGACAAGCAAGTTACAG GGCGTTTTGAGGAAGAGTTTATTAAGATGCGTATGGAGCGGTTGCAGGGCTGGATGACCAGGATGTGCAGGCACCCAGTTGTTTCCAGCAGTGAAGTTTTCCAGCTTTTCCTCACCTACAAGGATGAGAAG GACTGGAAGATGgggaagagaaaagcagagaaggaTGAGACAGTGGGAGTGATGATCTTCTCCACAATAGAGCCTGAAGCTCCAGACCTAGATCCTGTAGAAGT GGAACAGAAATGTGAGCAGTTCAGCAGGTTTACCAAAGCCATGGACGATGGAGTGAAGGAAATCCTCACAGTGGGACACGAGCACTGGAAGAGATGTACAGGCC CTTTGCCAAAGGAGTACCAGAGAATTGGCAAAGCCTTCCAAAACCTCTCCTCCGTCTTCACCAGCAGTGGATACCAAG GCGAGTCAACCCTGACTGATGCCATGACAGCAGCAGGGAAGACATACGAGGAGATCGCTCAGATGGTTGCAGAGCAG CCCAAGAAAGACCTCCACTTCCTCATGGAGACCAACAATGAATATAAGGGTCTTCTTGGATGCTTCCCAGACACCATTGGAGTCCATAAG GCAGCCATAGACAAGGTGAAGGAAGCAGACAAGCTGGTGGCCACCAGTAAAATTACCCTTCAGGACAAAGTCACCATGGCTAAACGAGTCAGCACCATGTCATATGCTTTACAAG CTGAGATGAACCACTTCCATAACAACCGTATCTATGACTACAACAGGGTCATGCAGTTGTACTTGGAGGAGCAAGTCAAGTTTTACGAGACG ATTGCTGCAAAGCTGAGACAAGCGCACAGTCAGTTCACTACAATGTGA